The Meiothermus sp. QL-1 nucleotide sequence TGTACTCCAGCCCCACCAGCCCGTGGGCATCCGCCACCAAGCCACCCCCGCTGGTGAAAAGGTAACTGTTGAAGTAGTAACCGGCGTTGGCGCCAGCCCCAAAGTAACCCTCTAGCCGCACCTCCGGAGCGGGGGCGAGGCTGAAGCCGCCCAGCTTGACGTCCACCGCCCCCGTCAGGCCAAAGCCGTACCAGAACGGATCGAGTCCCACGCTGAAGCGAATGGGCTCGGCAGTGTACTGCACCCCTATCGCCGCGTAGGTGCCGGTATAAAGGCCCAGGTAGCCGGCCTGGGCGTGGGCCAAAGAGGCCCAAAGGAGAGAGAAAGATACCACCAGGGGGACTAGGCGGTTCATAATTTACCTCCACGCCCAGTCTAGCACCTGCCCCTCACCCTCGCCACTCAGGTGGTGTAAAGCGCGTTGATGCGCACGTACTCTTCGGTCAGGTCGCAACCCCAGGCCATGCCCTCGCCCTGGCCAAGGCCCAGGTCGGCCTCTACCAGAACTTCTTCAGCCTGCATAGCCCGGCTGACGCTTGGCCGGTCGAACCCAAGCACCCTCCCCTGGTAAAGGGGAATCCCCTGCAGGCTGATGCGGAGTTTTTCCGGCTCGAGCGCCACCCCAGACTTGCCCAGGGCCATCATGATCCGGCCCCAGTTGGGGTCGTTGCCGTAAACCGCGCTCTTCCACAGGGGGCTCGAGGCCACTGCCAGGGCCGCCTTGCGCGCCTCGGCGTCGCTCAGGGCCCCGGTTACCCTCACCGTGAGCAGTTTGGTGGCGCCCTCGCCGTCGCGGGCCAGCTTGCGGGCCAGCTCTATGCAAACCTGTTCCACCGCCCGCCAGAACTCGCCCAGATCCACCGGCCCCGCAGCGCCATTGGCCATTAGAACGGCCATGTCGTTGGTGGAGGTGTCGGCGTCCACCGTGACCTGGTTGAAGCTTTTGTCCACCACCTCCTTCCAGCCCCGGCGCAGCTCCTCCTGGGAAACTTGGGCATCGGTGACAATGTAGGCCAGCATGGTGGCCATCTGGGGGGCTATCATGCCGCTGCCCTTGCACACCCCCACCACCCGGGCCCCGCCCCCCAGGGTGGCCTCGGCCATCTTGGGCACCAGGTCGGTGGTCATGATGGCCTCGGCGAAGGGGTCCAGCTCGAGGCCCAGCCGAATCTGCGGCAGGCCCGCGGCAATTCTCTCCAAAGGCAGGGGCTGCCCTATCACCCCCGTGGAGGCGGTCAGCACCGCCTCGGGAGGAAGCCGAAGCTCCTCGGCGGCCAGCTCTGCCATTCGTCGGTCGGCCCACACACCCTGTTCACCGGTAGCACAGTTGGCGTTGCCGGCGTTGACCACCACAGCC carries:
- the argJ gene encoding bifunctional glutamate N-acetyltransferase/amino-acid acetyltransferase ArgJ gives rise to the protein MRLPVGFRAGATRAGIKPSGKPDLALLVSGTPCNWAFVGTLNKAAAPCVVRGRELLAGNRPLQAVVVNAGNANCATGEQGVWADRRMAELAAEELRLPPEAVLTASTGVIGQPLPLERIAAGLPQIRLGLELDPFAEAIMTTDLVPKMAEATLGGGARVVGVCKGSGMIAPQMATMLAYIVTDAQVSQEELRRGWKEVVDKSFNQVTVDADTSTNDMAVLMANGAAGPVDLGEFWRAVEQVCIELARKLARDGEGATKLLTVRVTGALSDAEARKAALAVASSPLWKSAVYGNDPNWGRIMMALGKSGVALEPEKLRISLQGIPLYQGRVLGFDRPSVSRAMQAEEVLVEADLGLGQGEGMAWGCDLTEEYVRINALYTT